A single window of Nitrospira sp. DNA harbors:
- the tatA gene encoding twin-arginine translocase TatA/TatE family subunit, with protein MFGSLGFTELILILFIVLIIFGAGKLPQLGEGIGKAIKGFKKSVHEADAIEAEAQAQAQAQQAEPVQAQAIQAPPPVAMSAPVVEQPVAAAPPAARA; from the coding sequence ATGTTTGGCAGTCTTGGTTTTACAGAGTTGATCCTGATCCTGTTTATTGTGCTGATTATTTTCGGGGCAGGGAAGTTGCCCCAGCTAGGCGAAGGGATCGGCAAAGCGATCAAGGGCTTCAAGAAATCCGTTCACGAGGCGGATGCAATCGAGGCCGAGGCCCAGGCGCAAGCGCAGGCCCAGCAGGCCGAACCGGTGCAGGCACAGGCTATTCAGGCCCCGCCGCCGGTAGCCATGTCGGCGCCTGTCGTTGAGCAGCCGGTTGCCGCAGCGCCCCCGGCCGCCCGCGCGTAG
- a CDS encoding sodium-translocating pyrophosphatase: MSDSAIVTFALIAAIAGITYGLYLAMWVFKLNAGNARMQEIAKAIQEGAGAYMNRQYKTVGMVAAVLFVVLWGAGAVSDKFGMLTAIGFLIGAGASALAGYVGMIIAVRANVRTAQAAHNGMNAALTVAFRGGAVTGLLLIGLGLLAITSFYTLASQMAGQEKAIHALLSLGFGGSLISVFARVGGGIYTKAADVGADLVGKVEAGIPEDDPRNPAVIADNVGDNVGDCAGMAADLFETYAVTTVAAMVLAFTMFKGVSAPILYPLALGGVTIFATIIGILFVKVSQGGEIMPALYKGLFVAGGIAAVAFFPITSKIMEGVGGVSGMSYYLAALMGLAVTLALVFITDYYTSKEYAPVKDIAKASETGHATNIIAGLAVGMQSTAAPVVVIGAAILGSYWICGGAASGGLYGVAVAAVSMLSMAGIVVAIDAFGPITDNAGGIAEMAHLGKEVRDITDPLDAVGNTTKAVTKGYAIGSAGLAAVVLFAEFAREVAKGTQASTFDLSNPLVLVGLFLGGMLPFIFGALCMKAVGQAAGLVVEEVRRQFRTIKGIMEGTGKPEYGTCVDIVTQAAIQKMMIPGLIPVVAPILVGVILGPQALGGVLVGSIVTGLFVAISMTSGGGAWDNAKKYIEEQGLKGTDTHKAAVTGDTVGDPYKDTAGPAINPMIKVINIVALLIVSLIVK; the protein is encoded by the coding sequence GTGAGCGACTCAGCGATTGTGACCTTTGCTTTGATTGCGGCGATTGCCGGTATTACCTATGGCCTCTATCTTGCCATGTGGGTATTCAAGCTCAACGCGGGTAATGCGAGGATGCAGGAAATAGCGAAAGCGATTCAGGAGGGCGCCGGCGCCTACATGAACCGCCAGTACAAGACGGTCGGCATGGTGGCGGCGGTGCTGTTCGTAGTGCTCTGGGGGGCGGGCGCCGTATCGGATAAGTTCGGGATGCTGACAGCCATCGGATTTTTGATCGGCGCCGGGGCCTCCGCGCTCGCCGGTTATGTGGGCATGATTATCGCGGTCCGGGCGAACGTGAGGACCGCGCAAGCGGCGCACAACGGCATGAACGCGGCGTTGACCGTCGCGTTCCGCGGCGGTGCGGTGACGGGGCTGTTGCTGATCGGGCTCGGCCTCTTGGCGATTACCAGTTTCTACACACTAGCCTCGCAGATGGCCGGGCAGGAAAAGGCGATTCATGCCTTACTCAGCCTAGGTTTCGGCGGCAGCCTGATTTCCGTGTTTGCGCGCGTCGGCGGCGGCATCTACACCAAAGCGGCCGATGTGGGTGCGGACCTGGTCGGCAAAGTGGAAGCGGGTATTCCTGAGGATGACCCTCGTAATCCGGCCGTTATCGCCGATAATGTGGGCGACAACGTCGGCGATTGCGCAGGCATGGCGGCGGACCTTTTCGAAACCTACGCGGTGACGACCGTGGCCGCGATGGTCCTCGCCTTCACGATGTTCAAGGGTGTCAGCGCACCGATTTTGTATCCGCTCGCGTTAGGCGGGGTGACCATTTTCGCCACCATCATCGGCATTCTGTTCGTGAAGGTCAGTCAGGGCGGAGAGATTATGCCGGCTCTGTACAAGGGGTTGTTCGTGGCCGGCGGGATTGCGGCCGTGGCGTTCTTTCCGATCACCTCGAAGATCATGGAGGGGGTCGGCGGAGTGAGCGGCATGAGTTATTACCTAGCGGCATTAATGGGGCTGGCTGTCACGCTGGCTCTGGTCTTCATCACCGACTATTACACGTCCAAAGAGTACGCACCGGTGAAGGATATTGCCAAGGCCAGTGAAACGGGCCATGCGACGAACATTATTGCCGGTCTGGCAGTGGGGATGCAGTCGACGGCTGCGCCGGTGGTCGTCATCGGTGCGGCGATTCTCGGCAGCTATTGGATCTGCGGCGGCGCGGCGTCCGGGGGACTGTACGGCGTGGCTGTGGCGGCAGTGTCGATGCTGTCGATGGCGGGGATCGTGGTCGCGATCGACGCGTTCGGTCCGATTACGGACAATGCCGGCGGGATCGCTGAAATGGCGCATCTGGGCAAAGAAGTGCGCGACATCACAGACCCCCTCGATGCGGTCGGCAATACGACGAAAGCGGTCACGAAGGGGTATGCGATCGGTTCGGCCGGGCTGGCGGCGGTGGTGTTGTTTGCCGAATTCGCGCGCGAAGTGGCCAAAGGCACTCAAGCCAGCACCTTCGACCTGTCCAATCCATTGGTGCTGGTCGGGCTTTTCCTCGGGGGGATGTTGCCGTTCATTTTTGGCGCGTTGTGTATGAAAGCGGTGGGCCAGGCCGCGGGGCTGGTTGTGGAAGAGGTCCGGCGTCAGTTCCGAACCATCAAGGGTATTATGGAAGGCACGGGAAAGCCGGAGTACGGCACCTGCGTGGATATCGTGACGCAGGCGGCGATTCAGAAGATGATGATTCCGGGGTTGATTCCCGTGGTGGCCCCGATTCTGGTGGGCGTGATCCTTGGCCCGCAGGCGCTTGGCGGCGTGCTGGTGGGGAGCATTGTGACAGGTCTGTTTGTCGCCATTTCCATGACTAGCGGCGGCGGCGCGTGGGACAATGCCAAGAAATACATCGAAGAGCAGGGTTTGAAGGGGACCGATACGCATAAGGCGGCAGTGACCGGGGACACGGTCGGCGACCCGTACAAGGATACGGCCGGGCCGGCGATCAATCCGATGATCAAGGTCATCAATATTGTGGCCCTGCTGATTGTCTCGCTCATTGTGAAATAG
- a CDS encoding 4Fe-4S dicluster domain-containing protein, translating into MAADPKYGRRDFLKDSVVSVAKAAREFAAHKDAPREQPAAPVRTDWLRPPGAVNEAMFLERCTRCSDCIEVCPPGAIVSDVANGTPVIFSNQVACELCDDFPCIAACATEALLPVADCFDVRMGVATVSHRVCTAGQGCHACVSKCPVEALSMDFHALHLVVAPERCVGCGMCEQICKTVNDRIAIKVTPVRNLSAGARGY; encoded by the coding sequence GTGGCCGCTGATCCTAAATACGGGCGTCGTGATTTCCTGAAAGACTCCGTTGTGTCGGTGGCGAAGGCGGCGCGGGAATTTGCCGCTCATAAGGACGCGCCCCGCGAGCAACCGGCCGCGCCGGTGCGAACAGACTGGCTGCGTCCGCCGGGTGCTGTCAATGAGGCCATGTTTCTTGAACGGTGCACACGCTGTAGCGATTGCATTGAAGTATGCCCGCCGGGAGCGATCGTGAGCGATGTGGCGAACGGTACGCCGGTCATTTTTTCGAATCAGGTCGCATGCGAATTGTGCGACGATTTTCCCTGTATTGCTGCCTGTGCGACCGAGGCGCTCCTGCCGGTTGCCGATTGTTTTGACGTGCGGATGGGTGTGGCAACGGTGTCGCACCGTGTGTGTACGGCGGGCCAGGGTTGTCATGCCTGTGTGTCAAAATGCCCTGTTGAGGCCCTCTCGATGGATTTTCACGCGCTTCATCTGGTGGTGGCTCCAGAGCGGTGCGTCGGATGTGGTATGTGTGAGCAGATTTGCAAGACGGTCAATGATCGTATTGCGATCAAGGTGACACCGGTAAGAAACCTGTCTGCCGGTGCGCGGGGCTACTGA
- a CDS encoding PDZ domain-containing protein: MCGALFIATGWVFQADAGTEANGEMTVEEAVQLGEEFGIAVGEVDEEVQKELKLQRPEGVAVFEVIGNSRADYAGIKVRSVIKEIDKKEVRNLIDFGKAVKAAMKECNFTVGTYEPADPGDPVGWGVNFHFVGCKRD, from the coding sequence GTGTGTGGGGCCTTGTTCATCGCGACGGGATGGGTCTTCCAGGCCGATGCGGGTACTGAGGCGAACGGCGAGATGACGGTGGAGGAAGCCGTTCAACTCGGGGAAGAGTTCGGAATCGCGGTCGGTGAAGTCGATGAAGAGGTACAGAAGGAGCTCAAGTTACAGCGGCCTGAAGGCGTGGCCGTCTTCGAAGTGATCGGCAATTCCAGGGCGGACTATGCGGGGATCAAGGTTCGGTCGGTCATCAAGGAGATCGACAAAAAGGAAGTCCGCAACCTGATCGATTTCGGGAAGGCCGTCAAGGCGGCGATGAAAGAGTGCAATTTTACCGTCGGGACCTATGAGCCGGCAGATCCGGGCGATCCGGTCGGCTGGGGCGTGAATTTTCATTTTGTCGGGTGCAAGCGGGACTAA
- a CDS encoding ubiquitin-like protein Pup, with the protein MEKQERRPESRKESHQKEEVKPNPKVVESGKKMKEDIDKLVDEIDDVLEKNAEEFVKNYVQKGGE; encoded by the coding sequence ATGGAGAAGCAGGAGAGGAGACCGGAATCCAGGAAAGAGTCTCATCAGAAGGAAGAGGTCAAGCCGAATCCGAAGGTCGTCGAGTCCGGGAAAAAAATGAAAGAGGACATCGACAAACTGGTCGATGAAATAGACGACGTACTCGAAAAAAATGCCGAAGAGTTCGTGAAGAACTATGTGCAGAAAGGAGGGGAATAG
- a CDS encoding molecular chaperone TorD family protein, whose product MTSKQVVQPTSPSSTAIAPPQAVAIKDSPAVERALNRSKIYLLFSWSLLYPEDEEFLDYLQCGEFVEDGRAALDGLRLALDGIGGDRASQKIALMKKQFDQIEKLVSAECVNWQIGDLQTEHRRVFTNVITLDCPPYETLFGNDHVFAQSHVMGDIAGFYKAFGVELSKDVHERLDHLSVELEFMHFLTYKESYSRCHDGIDKTEIVVDAQKKFIKNHIGRWVPLFCRMLAKKSDTGLFKLIADCISEWMDFEVAFLGVTVQPYSEADYRPATFNAPEGQTYECGAQDKGNELSMLLSEVGAESFMDQQTKEKAGEKSEGPVGTA is encoded by the coding sequence ATGACATCGAAACAGGTCGTGCAGCCCACCTCCCCGTCCTCCACCGCAATCGCTCCCCCGCAGGCGGTCGCTATAAAAGATTCGCCCGCTGTCGAACGCGCGCTCAATCGCAGCAAAATATATCTCTTGTTCTCGTGGAGTTTATTGTATCCGGAGGACGAGGAGTTCCTGGATTATCTCCAGTGTGGTGAATTCGTCGAAGATGGACGAGCCGCATTGGACGGATTGCGTCTCGCGCTCGATGGCATCGGTGGTGATCGGGCCAGCCAAAAAATCGCCCTGATGAAAAAACAGTTCGACCAGATCGAGAAGCTGGTGTCGGCTGAGTGTGTCAATTGGCAGATCGGCGATCTCCAGACCGAGCATCGGCGGGTCTTTACCAATGTGATCACGCTGGATTGTCCTCCCTACGAAACACTCTTCGGGAACGATCACGTCTTCGCGCAGTCCCATGTGATGGGGGACATTGCTGGTTTCTACAAAGCTTTCGGAGTTGAACTTTCCAAGGACGTGCACGAGCGTCTCGATCACCTGAGTGTCGAGCTGGAGTTCATGCATTTTCTGACTTACAAAGAGTCCTATTCCCGTTGCCATGATGGTATCGACAAAACTGAGATCGTGGTCGATGCGCAAAAGAAATTTATCAAGAATCATATCGGCCGATGGGTGCCGTTGTTCTGCAGAATGTTGGCGAAGAAGTCGGACACGGGCCTATTCAAGCTGATTGCCGACTGTATATCGGAATGGATGGATTTTGAGGTCGCCTTCCTCGGAGTGACCGTGCAACCGTACTCTGAGGCGGACTATAGACCAGCTACCTTCAATGCTCCGGAAGGTCAAACCTACGAGTGCGGGGCGCAGGACAAGGGGAATGAGCTCAGCATGTTGCTGAGTGAGGTCGGCGCTGAGTCCTTCATGGACCAACAGACGAAAGAGAAGGCCGGCGAGAAGAGCGAAGGCCCAGTCGGGACTGCGTAG
- a CDS encoding radical SAM protein has translation MKVSLLFPPTWHPSQPYLSLPSLTGFLTQAGVKNVSQRDLGIELLDKVLTQSFAHGLYQQLVDKQQSLERERSGERGPGSAEQLARVIESLDRFPYLFERIELAKETLRGEGFYDIEAYRNSLFLIDKWLEVLSSLYFPTRMTVVDNQFGDYSIYSSKDLIKAIRDEGQNPYISLFREHVLPSLLTDRPDLVGVSITATSQIIPGLTLCRLIKEHAPELHVTVGGSIFTRLVDNLRRCPWLFDLVDDFVVFEGETALLELVNQMDGKRDFSKVPNLIYRQNGKITVNQPFYSENINQLTAPNYDGFPLDLYLSPEPVLPVQFSRGCYYKDCAFCALTLDHQNFRQRDPGKTVDDLVWLKERYGAQSFFFTDECFALSPTKRLCQQMIERQVNVKWTCELRFEKNLSRELLTQMRDAGCLKIVFGLESFNQRVMDFMKKGIKQEWVRRIVDDCVDLGIAVHCYVIVGFPTEKEEEALDTMNFVVGNKKLHESYGFSCQPCLFDLEKEAPIMSDPGSYGIRRIMRPATEDLSLGFFYEVQEGMTPAQAEQLYQQVYEKISEVVCELPFNYSMADGLLYIARAKSQALQVPQPTGS, from the coding sequence ATGAAAGTTTCACTCCTGTTTCCTCCTACGTGGCACCCATCCCAACCGTATCTCAGCCTTCCATCACTCACCGGATTCCTCACCCAGGCTGGAGTCAAAAACGTCTCTCAACGCGACCTCGGCATCGAGCTGTTGGACAAGGTTCTGACGCAGTCCTTTGCGCATGGGCTCTACCAGCAGTTGGTGGACAAACAGCAAAGTCTGGAGCGAGAGCGGAGCGGTGAGAGAGGGCCTGGAAGCGCGGAGCAGCTTGCTCGCGTCATCGAGTCGCTCGACCGGTTTCCGTATTTGTTTGAGCGAATCGAACTGGCAAAAGAGACGCTACGCGGCGAAGGCTTCTACGATATTGAGGCGTACCGTAATAGTCTCTTTCTGATCGATAAATGGCTTGAGGTCCTCTCCTCGTTGTACTTTCCGACGCGAATGACCGTGGTTGATAACCAATTCGGCGACTATTCGATCTACTCCTCAAAAGATCTGATCAAGGCCATTCGTGACGAAGGGCAGAATCCCTATATTAGTCTCTTCCGGGAGCATGTGTTGCCGTCGCTGCTGACCGATCGTCCGGATCTGGTCGGTGTCTCGATTACCGCGACGTCGCAAATTATTCCAGGGCTGACGCTCTGCCGATTGATCAAGGAGCATGCGCCGGAACTGCATGTGACGGTGGGGGGAAGTATCTTCACCCGGTTGGTCGATAATTTGCGGCGATGTCCATGGTTGTTTGACCTCGTCGATGATTTCGTTGTGTTTGAAGGCGAAACAGCCCTGCTGGAACTTGTGAACCAGATGGACGGCAAGCGGGACTTCAGCAAGGTTCCGAATCTGATTTATCGCCAGAACGGCAAGATTACGGTCAATCAGCCCTTCTACTCTGAGAATATCAATCAGCTCACAGCGCCGAACTACGACGGCTTTCCGCTGGATCTGTATTTGTCCCCCGAGCCCGTCCTGCCGGTACAATTTTCACGGGGTTGCTACTACAAAGATTGCGCGTTCTGTGCCCTGACCCTGGATCACCAGAATTTCCGGCAGCGTGATCCGGGGAAGACGGTGGACGATTTGGTCTGGTTAAAAGAGCGCTATGGAGCGCAGTCCTTTTTCTTCACCGACGAATGTTTCGCCCTCTCTCCCACCAAGCGTTTGTGTCAGCAGATGATCGAGCGGCAGGTCAACGTCAAGTGGACGTGCGAACTTCGGTTCGAAAAGAATCTGAGCCGAGAATTACTGACACAGATGCGGGACGCCGGCTGTTTAAAAATCGTGTTCGGTCTGGAATCGTTCAATCAACGCGTGATGGACTTCATGAAGAAGGGCATCAAGCAGGAATGGGTTCGCCGGATCGTCGATGACTGCGTCGATCTTGGGATTGCCGTGCACTGCTATGTGATCGTCGGATTTCCCACGGAGAAGGAAGAGGAAGCTCTGGATACCATGAACTTCGTGGTGGGGAATAAGAAGCTCCACGAGTCCTACGGATTCTCCTGTCAGCCGTGCTTGTTCGATCTGGAAAAAGAGGCGCCGATCATGAGCGATCCGGGCAGTTACGGCATCCGCCGGATTATGCGGCCGGCGACCGAAGATCTGAGCCTGGGCTTCTTTTACGAAGTGCAGGAGGGCATGACCCCGGCCCAGGCCGAGCAACTCTATCAGCAGGTCTACGAAAAGATCAGCGAAGTCGTGTGCGAATTGCCGTTTAATTATTCCATGGCCGACGGGCTCCTGTATATCGCCCGGGCCAAGTCGCAAGCGTTGCAAGTACCACAACCGACCGGCTCTTAG
- a CDS encoding nitrite oxidoreductase, gamma subunit: MRLVQTRNKRLVFGILFSALIVGIMLTIGQVPLAVSQPVTIPVKAIKGVIPMDGANPIWEGVPGVIIPLSGQTITTPMHPNISVKSVFVKAVSNGKDLGLRLDWSDQTKNDTAIGPQDFRDQAAVMFPVNTAGAPPFQCMGQSGGTVNIWRWNAEWQKDLGKDSAGMWDVDDQYPGIFWDYYFEEPAGGVTYPDRIGRSLGPFNSGIWSGNIMSDPTLRVSSVEDLNANGFSTLTTQAHQDVIGNGVWEPSGSLKGGGYTGPTWRVVVKRSLETSDANDTQFKAGASVPIAFAIWDGSNIERNGMKALSTWFTLKMP; encoded by the coding sequence ATGAGACTGGTGCAGACACGCAATAAGCGTTTGGTGTTTGGCATTCTGTTCTCTGCGCTGATCGTCGGCATTATGTTGACGATCGGGCAGGTGCCTCTCGCGGTCAGCCAACCGGTGACCATTCCCGTGAAGGCGATCAAGGGGGTAATCCCGATGGATGGTGCAAACCCCATCTGGGAAGGAGTGCCAGGTGTCATCATCCCATTGAGCGGCCAGACCATCACGACTCCGATGCATCCGAATATCTCGGTGAAATCGGTGTTTGTGAAGGCGGTCAGCAATGGGAAGGATTTGGGGTTGCGCCTTGATTGGAGCGACCAGACCAAGAACGACACGGCAATCGGTCCGCAGGATTTCCGCGACCAGGCCGCCGTCATGTTCCCGGTCAACACCGCTGGCGCCCCGCCATTCCAGTGCATGGGCCAGTCCGGTGGGACGGTCAACATCTGGCGTTGGAACGCGGAGTGGCAGAAGGATCTCGGCAAGGACAGCGCTGGGATGTGGGACGTGGATGATCAATACCCCGGCATCTTCTGGGACTACTATTTCGAAGAGCCGGCTGGTGGAGTGACCTATCCGGATCGTATCGGCCGGAGCCTTGGCCCATTCAATTCCGGCATCTGGTCCGGTAACATCATGTCTGATCCGACCCTGCGCGTCAGCTCCGTCGAGGATCTGAATGCCAACGGATTCAGCACCTTGACCACCCAGGCCCATCAGGATGTGATCGGCAATGGTGTGTGGGAGCCGTCCGGGTCCCTCAAGGGCGGTGGATACACCGGCCCGACCTGGCGCGTGGTCGTGAAGCGTTCGCTGGAGACCAGCGATGCCAACGACACTCAGTTCAAGGCGGGCGCTTCGGTGCCAATCGCCTTTGCAATCTGGGATGGTTCCAACATTGAACGGAACGGTATGAAGGCACTCTCCACCTGGTTCACGCTGAAGATGCCGTGA
- a CDS encoding tetratricopeptide repeat protein: MDEQTQASGAEQASAAVDPGDQPLNPDEEIAEIEKLLSAEPDDFQARCRLGELYFSKGRLDDALTEVKKSIEMAEGLRTEMNRSLAMYYSNLGTIYATKGMVDEAEAEFKRALDVHAYDVLALFNLGRVQADKRKYMESKNYYERLVEITPDDPMAWYNLAGVYVELDNPQVSDYNTIDMGIQCYLRVLELDPKHLEASFKLMEIALNHRKTDLAIKVMESAVEHSPDEPLAYYNLISVYDKCKMFEQAEQARQRLKERFAKKAKEGAAS, translated from the coding sequence ATGGATGAACAGACACAGGCAAGCGGAGCAGAGCAGGCAAGTGCGGCGGTGGATCCTGGTGATCAACCGTTGAACCCCGATGAGGAAATTGCGGAAATTGAGAAGTTGCTCAGCGCCGAGCCGGACGATTTTCAAGCCCGGTGTCGGCTGGGGGAATTGTATTTCAGCAAGGGTCGGCTTGACGATGCGCTTACGGAAGTGAAAAAGTCGATCGAGATGGCGGAGGGACTCAGGACCGAGATGAACCGGTCGCTGGCCATGTACTACTCGAATCTGGGAACCATTTACGCCACCAAGGGCATGGTCGACGAGGCCGAGGCGGAATTCAAACGCGCGTTGGATGTCCATGCGTATGATGTCCTTGCTCTGTTTAACCTGGGACGTGTGCAAGCGGATAAGCGAAAGTATATGGAGTCGAAGAATTACTACGAGCGGCTCGTCGAGATCACGCCGGACGATCCGATGGCGTGGTACAATCTCGCCGGTGTGTACGTGGAACTCGATAATCCTCAAGTCTCCGATTACAACACGATCGACATGGGGATCCAGTGTTATCTTCGTGTCTTGGAGTTGGATCCGAAGCATCTTGAGGCGAGCTTCAAACTGATGGAAATCGCCCTCAATCATCGGAAGACAGATTTGGCGATCAAGGTCATGGAGAGCGCGGTGGAGCACAGCCCGGACGAGCCCCTCGCTTACTACAACTTGATCAGCGTCTACGACAAGTGCAAGATGTTCGAGCAGGCCGAACAGGCTCGCCAGCGCTTGAAAGAACGATTCGCGAAGAAAGCCAAAGAGGGAGCCGCATCCTGA
- a CDS encoding WD40 repeat domain-containing protein, which translates to MSNQTTAPLTTPSTGQLTSPSGTAQAAPPVDHLAYWKAGFRELKTFRGHSHGVWSVAYAPDGQTIVSGGVDRYVRIWDIETGRLLRSLRGHTADIRALVFTPDGRTLASGSEDRTIRLWNPKTGEPTKLLFTRYDHNVCSLSLSPDGLMLARGSHNKDIKIWEVTTGTDLMTLLGKDQYDHHWSVCVAFSPDGVHLASGSDIGKIRIWEVLPSGEEKILHNGHWEETAEDSTETRGFFIEDDGGFQKPMEFWIGAMVFTPDAKMLITGSRDNTIRFFEMPTMNELRVVRGHNGWVRSLVVSPDGKVLISAGDDNTIRFWDIATGRNFRTDKTHGGAVRGIALSPDGLRLASASWDRTVKLWEGGVEPAE; encoded by the coding sequence ATGAGCAATCAAACGACCGCCCCCCTGACCACGCCCTCAACCGGACAGCTGACCAGCCCGAGCGGAACCGCACAGGCCGCCCCTCCGGTCGACCATTTAGCATATTGGAAAGCAGGGTTTCGGGAACTCAAAACCTTTCGCGGACACTCACACGGCGTCTGGTCCGTCGCCTACGCTCCCGATGGCCAGACGATTGTCAGCGGCGGGGTTGATCGGTACGTCCGCATCTGGGACATTGAAACCGGACGACTCCTGCGTTCACTCAGAGGGCACACGGCCGATATCCGCGCCCTGGTGTTCACGCCGGACGGTCGCACGCTGGCCTCGGGCAGCGAAGATCGGACCATCCGTCTGTGGAACCCGAAAACCGGCGAGCCGACCAAGCTCTTATTTACCCGCTACGATCACAATGTCTGCAGCCTGTCGTTGTCTCCTGACGGCCTCATGCTGGCCCGCGGAAGCCACAATAAAGACATCAAGATCTGGGAAGTCACGACCGGCACCGACCTCATGACCCTGCTCGGAAAGGACCAATACGATCACCACTGGTCGGTCTGTGTGGCATTTTCTCCGGATGGCGTGCACCTTGCCAGCGGGTCCGACATCGGCAAAATCAGAATCTGGGAAGTGCTGCCGAGCGGAGAGGAGAAAATTCTCCACAACGGCCATTGGGAAGAAACAGCCGAAGACTCGACGGAGACCCGCGGCTTCTTCATCGAAGACGACGGCGGATTCCAGAAACCGATGGAGTTTTGGATCGGCGCGATGGTCTTTACGCCGGATGCCAAAATGCTGATCACCGGCAGCCGTGACAACACGATCCGTTTCTTCGAGATGCCGACGATGAACGAACTGCGCGTCGTGCGGGGACATAACGGATGGGTTCGGTCGTTAGTGGTGTCGCCCGACGGCAAAGTGCTCATCAGTGCAGGCGACGATAACACCATCCGCTTCTGGGACATCGCCACGGGCCGAAATTTCAGAACCGACAAGACCCATGGCGGAGCAGTACGCGGCATTGCCCTCTCGCCGGACGGACTCCGCCTGGCGAGCGCTTCCTGGGATCGTACGGTGAAGCTCTGGGAAGGTGGCGTGGAGCCAGCCGAATAA
- a CDS encoding sigma-54-dependent Fis family transcriptional regulator, with the protein MKGLKVLIVDDEPLMRLSMLDALEGIGCEVMAAATGTEGLTILGTRQFDIVITDLRLPGADGLTILKACKERSPTTEVILITAHGSVDTAVGAIKLGAYDYITKPFQMDELLLIVERVGKILGLRRENIELKEVLEDRFSFGGILGCNHQMRALLEKIKLVAATDSPVSIVGERGTGKELVAHAIHLNSLRRDQPLIKVCCADLPEALLEAELFGHEKGAFSGALRQRRGRFELAHKGTLLIDDIDAVSPNVQARVWRLLQNRRFERVGGREPIEVDVRIVCASTDDLKEMAHQGRFHKDLSEQLTAVQIVVPPLRERREDVLVIAEHMLEARSATLGKSLDGFSQLSRDLLLHYSFPGNVGELKQMVERAAVLGREGESLQPWDLCGFQTCPYLGGSPQPGCGFCAEGLTAKVEQPKSAAPATLATAREAFERDYIAAVLKQVDGSRTNAATILGLSRKALWDKCKRYGLSSAKGEAEEKEE; encoded by the coding sequence GTGAAGGGCCTCAAAGTACTGATCGTTGATGATGAGCCGTTGATGCGGTTGTCCATGCTGGATGCTTTGGAAGGCATCGGCTGTGAAGTCATGGCAGCCGCCACCGGAACGGAGGGGCTGACGATCCTGGGCACGCGTCAGTTCGATATCGTGATTACCGACCTGCGCCTTCCAGGCGCCGACGGCCTGACGATTTTGAAGGCCTGCAAGGAGCGGAGTCCGACGACGGAAGTCATCCTGATTACCGCCCATGGGTCGGTGGACACGGCGGTCGGTGCGATCAAGCTGGGTGCATACGACTACATCACCAAGCCGTTTCAAATGGACGAGCTGCTGCTGATCGTCGAGCGGGTCGGGAAAATTCTTGGATTGCGACGGGAAAACATTGAGTTGAAAGAGGTGTTGGAAGACCGGTTCAGCTTCGGCGGGATCCTCGGGTGCAATCATCAAATGCGGGCTCTGCTGGAGAAGATCAAGTTGGTGGCCGCAACCGATTCGCCGGTGTCGATTGTCGGGGAGCGAGGAACGGGCAAGGAGTTGGTGGCCCATGCCATTCACTTGAATAGTCTCCGGCGCGATCAGCCCCTGATCAAGGTCTGTTGCGCGGACCTTCCCGAGGCGCTCCTGGAGGCGGAGTTGTTCGGTCATGAAAAGGGCGCATTTTCCGGGGCGCTGCGCCAACGACGAGGGCGATTCGAATTGGCGCACAAGGGAACCCTGCTGATCGACGATATCGATGCGGTTTCTCCGAATGTGCAGGCCAGGGTGTGGCGCTTGCTTCAAAATCGGCGATTCGAGCGGGTCGGCGGGCGTGAACCCATCGAGGTGGACGTCCGGATCGTGTGTGCGTCCACGGATGATCTGAAGGAGATGGCTCACCAGGGACGGTTCCACAAAGATCTTTCCGAGCAACTCACGGCCGTACAGATCGTGGTACCGCCATTGCGCGAGCGGCGTGAAGATGTGCTGGTGATCGCCGAGCATATGCTGGAGGCGAGGTCGGCCACCCTCGGGAAGTCGCTCGACGGGTTTTCGCAACTGAGTCGCGATCTGCTTCTGCACTATTCGTTTCCCGGCAATGTCGGTGAATTGAAACAGATGGTGGAGCGCGCCGCTGTCTTGGGGCGGGAAGGGGAATCGTTACAGCCGTGGGACCTGTGCGGCTTCCAGACTTGTCCCTATCTCGGCGGGTCACCTCAACCAGGGTGCGGCTTTTGTGCGGAAGGACTGACGGCGAAGGTCGAGCAGCCGAAGTCCGCAGCCCCTGCCACGCTCGCGACGGCCCGGGAAGCCTTCGAGCGGGACTATATTGCCGCTGTGCTGAAGCAGGTGGACGGTAGTCGGACGAACGCTGCCACCATCCTGGGGTTATCCCGAAAGGCGCTGTGGGACAAATGTAAGCGGTACGGTCTCTCCTCCGCCAAGGGTGAGGCGGAGGAGAAAGAGGAGTAG